The following coding sequences are from one Thamnophis elegans isolate rThaEle1 chromosome 5, rThaEle1.pri, whole genome shotgun sequence window:
- the TM2D1 gene encoding TM2 domain-containing protein 1, with product MKCTNHTAYVACLPAPNITCKDFSGNETQFTGNETGFYKPIECRSVNGYSYKVAVALSLFLGWLGADRFYLGYPALGLLKFCTVGFCGIGSLIDFILISMQIVGPSDGSNYIIDYYGARLTRLSITNDTYRKPQMYP from the exons ATGAAGTGTACTAACCACACTGCATATG TTGCCTGTCTTCCAGCCCCAAATATTACTTGTAAAGATTTCAGTGGAAATGAAACTCAGTTTACTGGAAATGAAACTGGATTTTACAAACCTATTGAGTGTCGAAGTGT aaaTGGTTACTCCTATAAAGTAGCAGTAGCTCTGTCTTTGTTTCTTGGCTGGTTGGGAGCAGACCGGTTTTATCTAGGATATCCTGCATTAG GTTTGTTAAAGTTCTGCACAGTGGGATTTTGTGGAATTGGTAGTTTGATTGACTTCATTTTGATTTCAATGCAG ATCGTGGGTCCTTCTGACGGTTCTAACTACATAATAGATTATTATGGTGCAAGGCTTACCAGACTGAGTATTACGAATGATACATATAGAAAACCTCAAATGTACCCTTAA